A section of the Gloeobacter violaceus PCC 7421 genome encodes:
- a CDS encoding LON peptidase substrate-binding domain-containing protein produces MSLSFSLAVQELPLFPLPDVVLFPGRPLPLHIFEPRYRMMMNTVLDTDCRFGVLLWDQETKQPARVGSCAEITQVDRLPDDRMNVLTVGIKRFRVLEYTRQKPYRVGLVQWIDDEPVEGDLSALTQEAKKLLADVVRLSSKLMEKPLQLPTLPEEPLELSYWIGGSFYGASEEQQALLELQDTARRLQREIDILQTTLKHLAARTVLKDTLS; encoded by the coding sequence CCGCTCTTTCCGCTGCCGGATGTGGTGCTGTTTCCAGGACGGCCATTGCCGCTGCACATCTTCGAGCCGCGCTACCGGATGATGATGAACACGGTGCTCGACACCGACTGCCGCTTCGGGGTGCTGCTGTGGGATCAAGAGACCAAGCAGCCGGCACGGGTCGGCAGCTGCGCCGAAATCACCCAGGTCGACCGCCTGCCTGACGACCGGATGAACGTTTTGACCGTGGGGATCAAGCGCTTTCGGGTTCTGGAGTACACCCGCCAGAAACCCTACCGGGTGGGTCTGGTGCAGTGGATCGACGACGAGCCGGTCGAAGGCGATCTCAGCGCCCTGACCCAGGAAGCCAAAAAACTGCTCGCCGATGTGGTGCGCCTCTCCAGTAAGCTGATGGAGAAACCGCTCCAGTTGCCGACACTTCCGGAGGAGCCCCTCGAACTTTCCTACTGGATTGGGGGCAGCTTCTACGGTGCTTCCGAAGAACAGCAGGCGCTATTGGAACTGCAAGATACTGCCCGGCGTCTCCAGCGCGAGATCGACATTCTGCAGACCACCCTCAAGCATCTGGCTGCCAGGACGGTTCTCAAAGACACCTTGAGCTAG
- the ald gene encoding alanine dehydrogenase, whose protein sequence is MHIGVPKEIKDQEFRVGLTPAAVRALSDQGHSVAIEARAGEGSGFTDRDYLEAGARIVETAAEVYAQPMIVKVKEPLPLEYALLGKGQILFTYLHLAASRELTEALLNSGATCIAYETVALADGRLPLLTPMSAIAGRLAVQFGSRFLEKQQGGRGVLLGGVPGVAAGHVAILGGGIVGTEAARIAVGMGARVTILDVNLDRLAYLEDLFGSRVELLFSTRRTIEQMVPGADLLIGAVLVTGRRAPKLVSREVVGRMNPGSVIVDVAVDQGGCVETLRPTSHSEPVYLEAGVVHYGVPNMPGAVPWTATQALNNATLPYVMKLAELGYPQATERDPALALGINIAHSRLIHPAVQQVFPDLIHA, encoded by the coding sequence ATGCACATCGGCGTTCCCAAAGAAATCAAAGATCAGGAATTCAGGGTCGGTTTGACTCCGGCGGCGGTGCGCGCTTTGAGCGATCAGGGCCACAGCGTGGCTATCGAAGCGCGGGCGGGGGAGGGATCCGGCTTTACTGACCGGGACTATCTGGAGGCCGGTGCCCGCATCGTGGAGACCGCCGCGGAGGTCTACGCCCAGCCGATGATCGTCAAAGTCAAAGAGCCCCTGCCCCTGGAGTACGCCCTGCTGGGCAAGGGCCAGATTCTTTTTACTTATTTGCATCTGGCGGCGAGCCGCGAGTTGACCGAGGCGTTGCTCAACTCAGGAGCCACCTGCATCGCCTACGAGACCGTGGCCCTGGCCGACGGGCGCCTGCCGCTGCTCACGCCGATGAGTGCAATCGCGGGCCGTCTGGCGGTGCAGTTCGGGTCGCGCTTTCTGGAGAAGCAACAGGGTGGCCGCGGCGTACTCCTGGGTGGGGTGCCCGGGGTGGCCGCGGGCCATGTGGCGATCTTGGGCGGCGGTATCGTCGGCACCGAGGCGGCCCGCATCGCCGTCGGCATGGGGGCACGGGTGACGATTCTCGATGTCAACCTCGACCGGCTCGCCTACCTCGAAGATCTGTTCGGTTCGCGCGTCGAACTGCTCTTCAGCACCCGCCGGACCATCGAACAGATGGTGCCGGGGGCGGATTTGCTGATTGGAGCGGTGCTGGTGACCGGGCGGCGTGCCCCCAAGCTGGTCAGCCGCGAGGTGGTGGGCCGCATGAATCCCGGCTCGGTGATCGTCGATGTGGCCGTCGATCAGGGCGGCTGTGTGGAGACGCTCAGACCCACCTCCCACTCCGAACCGGTCTACCTCGAAGCAGGCGTCGTCCACTACGGCGTGCCCAATATGCCCGGGGCGGTGCCCTGGACGGCCACCCAGGCGCTCAACAACGCCACACTCCCCTACGTGATGAAACTGGCGGAACTGGGATATCCGCAGGCCACCGAGCGCGATCCGGCCCTTGCCTTAGGCATCAACATCGCCCACAGCCGTCTGATCCACCCGGCGGTGCAGCAGGTCTTTCCCGATCTCATCCATGCTTGA
- a CDS encoding class I SAM-dependent methyltransferase, with translation MDSQAEAEAYDAMDHGEVNARFVADVLALGPADGPWLDLGTGPAHLPVLLASERPDIRITAVDLAAPMLAIARRRVEAAGLAGRITLVHGDAKAPALGAARFACVFSNSLVHHLPQPAPFWQACARLLAPGGVLFVRDLARPDSLSRRDALVEQYAAGCDDDQRRLFAESLQAALIPAEVASQARAAGLTGAQVAMSSDRHWTLIRRGAV, from the coding sequence ATGGATTCGCAGGCGGAGGCGGAGGCCTACGACGCCATGGACCACGGCGAGGTCAATGCCCGTTTTGTGGCCGATGTGCTCGCCCTTGGACCTGCCGACGGCCCCTGGCTGGATCTGGGCACCGGTCCCGCCCACCTGCCGGTCCTGTTGGCGAGCGAGCGACCGGATATCCGGATCACCGCGGTCGATCTGGCTGCGCCGATGCTTGCCATCGCCCGGCGGCGCGTCGAGGCTGCGGGGTTGGCGGGACGCATCACCCTGGTGCATGGGGATGCAAAGGCCCCGGCGCTCGGCGCGGCCCGCTTTGCCTGCGTGTTCTCCAACAGTCTGGTGCACCACTTGCCGCAGCCGGCCCCTTTCTGGCAGGCTTGCGCCCGGTTGCTGGCGCCGGGGGGGGTGCTCTTCGTGCGCGATCTGGCCCGTCCGGACAGCCTGTCTAGGCGCGACGCCCTGGTCGAACAGTACGCGGCCGGTTGTGACGACGATCAGCGCCGGTTGTTCGCCGAGTCGCTCCAAGCGGCGCTCATCCCGGCGGAAGTGGCCTCACAGGCCCGAGCCGCGGGGCTGACTGGGGCGCAGGTGGCGATGAGTTCCGACCGGCACTGGACGCTGATCCGTCGGGGAGCGGTGTAA
- a CDS encoding glycosyltransferase family 4 protein: MAHLCIDLAFLPTRPTGLGTYALNLLAHLRWDDVVTLFSPRPLEPFPCCLVPPALASDGGRWAHLARLAWQQIRLPALYRTHKADLLFSPLPEAPLARHCRSVVTVHDLIPLRFPGPFPALLTRYFQYYVPQVLHNSEHILCDSEATASDIVRFYGIAAKKLTAIPLAHDAAHFYPRGLAPANYFLYLGRQDRHKNLDRMLQALACLKDRECEFWIAGPRDTRQYPQLLARVQHLNLGGRVRFLDYVPYMELPGLIERAVALLFPTLWEGFGLPVLEAMACGTPVITSNLASLSEIAADAALLVDPYRVGAIAAAMHRILNEPGLRHQLQVQGLARASLFRWDRTARRTAEVLTCCL, translated from the coding sequence GTGGCGCACCTGTGCATCGATCTGGCGTTTCTGCCTACCCGGCCGACGGGCCTTGGTACCTATGCCCTCAATTTACTGGCGCACCTGCGCTGGGACGACGTGGTGACGCTGTTTTCCCCCAGACCGCTCGAACCTTTTCCCTGCTGCCTTGTGCCCCCGGCCCTTGCTTCCGACGGCGGGCGGTGGGCACACCTGGCGCGGCTGGCATGGCAGCAAATCCGTCTTCCGGCCCTCTACCGCACCCACAAAGCGGACTTGCTCTTCTCGCCGCTGCCGGAAGCGCCACTGGCACGGCACTGCCGCTCGGTGGTGACTGTGCACGATCTCATACCGCTGCGGTTTCCGGGGCCGTTCCCGGCCCTACTTACCCGCTACTTCCAGTACTACGTGCCGCAGGTGCTCCACAACAGCGAACACATCCTCTGCGATTCGGAAGCCACCGCCTCCGACATCGTGCGCTTTTACGGCATTGCTGCTAAAAAGCTCACTGCGATCCCGCTTGCCCACGACGCGGCGCACTTTTACCCGCGCGGGCTCGCCCCGGCCAACTACTTTTTGTACCTGGGCCGCCAGGACCGGCACAAAAACCTCGATCGGATGCTCCAGGCGCTCGCCTGCCTCAAAGATCGCGAGTGCGAATTTTGGATCGCCGGTCCGCGGGATACCCGCCAGTACCCGCAGCTTCTCGCCCGTGTCCAACACCTGAACCTGGGCGGGCGGGTGCGCTTTCTCGATTACGTCCCCTACATGGAGTTGCCCGGGCTCATCGAGCGAGCCGTCGCCCTACTTTTTCCAACGCTCTGGGAGGGATTCGGGTTGCCGGTATTGGAGGCAATGGCCTGCGGCACGCCAGTCATCACCTCCAACCTGGCGTCGCTGAGCGAGATCGCCGCCGATGCCGCCTTGTTGGTCGACCCCTACCGCGTTGGAGCCATTGCCGCGGCTATGCACCGGATTCTTAATGAGCCCGGTTTGCGCCACCAATTGCAGGTTCAGGGACTGGCTCGGGCCAGTCTATTCAGATGGGATCGCACTGCCCGGCGGACGGCCGAGGTGCTGACGTGCTGTCTTTAG